In a single window of the Pseudochaenichthys georgianus chromosome 16, fPseGeo1.2, whole genome shotgun sequence genome:
- the LOC117460941 gene encoding double-strand-break repair protein rad21 homolog A-like, producing the protein MFYAHFVLSKRGPLAKIWLAAHWDKKLTKAHVFECNLESSVESIICPKVKMALRTSGHLLLGVVRIYHRKAKYLLADCNEAFIKIKMAFRPGVVDLPEENREAAYNAITLPEEFHDFDQPLPDLDDIDVAQQFTLNQSRVEEITMREDVGNLSLLQDNDFADFGMDDREMMRDPSTFEEDIMHGASASNLLLEAEPGPAALPEKSNHMEYDDFGDASLGNTDGGMLVDKLLSSEDGGGIFDDPPVLTESVMIPPDHGDDEDDFDNLQSPGPESPDSGPAEPLPAMADQTEQTTLVHNEEEAFALEPIDITVKETKAKRKRKLIVDSVKELDSKTIRAQLSDYSDIVTTLDLAPPTKKLMMWKETGGVEKLFSLPAQPLWNPRLLKMFTRCLTPLVPDELRKRRKGGEADSLDEFLKELENPEVPREEVLNPHRDVIDQTIMEDPSMMSASVMEGSRTTLDETVMPPPSTPRGVKRKTMDKEVSLPMAPLEPQQVADRSVLTQGLDAVDLPPEESSLSLTQLVPELDLLEEKDKDKKDDSDEEEEEEGQAGDQDQEEKRWNKRTQQMLHGLQRVMAKTGADSVSLIELCRNNNKKQAAAKFYSFLVLKKQQAIEITQTEPYSDIVAAAGPRFNLI; encoded by the exons ATGTTTTACGCCCACTTTGTGCTCAGCAAACGTGGGCCGCTGGCCAAGATCTGGCTAGCGGCCCATTGGGACAAAAAGCTGACCAAGGCTCATGTCTTCGAATGCAACCTCGAGAGCAGTGTGGAGAGCATCATCTGTCCAAAG GTCAAGATGGCGTTGCGTACGTCAGGCCACCTGCTGCTCGGGGTGGTGAGAATCTACCACAGGAAGGCCAAGTACCTGCTTGCCGACTGTAATGAAGCCTTCATCAAGATCAAAATGGCTTTTAGACCAG GTGTGGTGGATCTACctgaggaaaatagagaggcaGCCTACAATGCCATCACCCTCCCAGAAGAGTTCCATGACTTTGACCAGCCATTACCTGATCTGGA TGACATAGATGTGGCCCAGCAGTTCACCCTGAACCAGAGCCGAGTGGAAGAGATCACAATGAGGGAAGATGTTGGCAACCTCAGCCTCCTGCAGGACAATGACTTTG CTGACTTTGGTATGGATGACCGTGAGATGATGCGTGATCCCAGCACGTTTGAGGAGGATATCATGCACGGTGCCTCAGCCTCCAACCTTTTGCTGGAGGCTGAGCCAGGCCCAGCTGCTCTCCCTGAAAAGTCCAACCACATGGAGTACGACGACTTCGGGGACGCCTCCTTGGGCAACACTGATGGGGGAATGCTTG TTGATAAGCTACTGAGCTCTGAAGATGGGGGAGGTATCTTTGATGACCCTCCAGTCCTCACAGAAAGCGTCATGATACCTCCAGATCACGGAGACGACGAGGACGACTTCGACAACCTACAGTCAC cGGGTCCAGAGAGCCCAGACTCCGGCCCAGCAGAGCCCCTGCCAGCCATGGCTGACCAGACAGAGCAGACCACTCTGGTTCACAATGAGGAGGAGGCCTTTGCCCTGGAGCCCATTGACATCACTG TGAAAGAGACCAAGGCAAAGCGTAAGAGGAAGCTTATTGTAGACAGTGTAAAGGAGCTGGACAGTAAGACCATCAGGGCCCAGCTGTCGGACTACTCGGACATTGTCACCACTCTGGACCTCGCCCCTCCCACCAAGAAGCTAATGATGTGGAAGGAGACCGGAGGGGTGGAGAAGCTTTtctctctgcctgctcagccCCTGTGGAACCCCAGGCTGCTCAAG ATGTTCACCCGCTGCTTGACGCCTCTGGTGCCGGACGagctgaggaagaggagaaagGGCGGCGAAGCAGACAGTCTGGATGAGTTCCTCAAAGAGCTGGAGAACCCAGAGGTGCCCAGAGAAGAGGTCCTGAATCCGCACAGAGATGTTATCG ACCAAACTATCATGGAGGATCCCAGCATGATGTCAGCCTCTGTGATGGAGGGCAGCAGGACCACCCTGGACGAGACCGTCATGCCTCCTCCCTCCACCCCTCGCGGGGTCAAACGCAAGACCATGGACAAAGAGGTCTCTCTACCT ATGGCTCCCTTGGAGCCGCAGCAGGTGGCCGACCGCTCGGTGCTCACTCAGGGGTTAGACGCAGTGGACCTCCCCCCAGAGGAGAGCAGCCTCAGCCTCACACAGCTCGTCCCAGAGCTCGACCTTCTGGAAGAAAAGGATAAAGACAAGAAGGATGATAGCGACGAAGAGGAG GAAGAGGAAGGTCAGGCTGGAGATCAGGATCAGGAGGAGAAGAGGTGGAACAAGCGAACCCAGCAAATGCTGCACGGACTCCAG CGCGTCATGGCCAAGACTGGTGCAGACTCAGTCAGCCTGATCGAGTTGTGCCGGAACAACAACAAGAAGCAGGCTGCTGCTAAGTTTTACAGTTTCCTCGTTCTCAAGAAGCAGCAAGCCATCGAGATCACCCAGACTGAGCCCTACAGCGACATCGTTGCCGCCGCTGGACCAAGATTCAACCTTATTTAG